A single region of the Brienomyrus brachyistius isolate T26 chromosome 10, BBRACH_0.4, whole genome shotgun sequence genome encodes:
- the LOC125750252 gene encoding LOW QUALITY PROTEIN: uncharacterized protein LOC125750252 (The sequence of the model RefSeq protein was modified relative to this genomic sequence to represent the inferred CDS: deleted 2 bases in 1 codon; substituted 1 base at 1 genomic stop codon): MVWRLMVWYLMMWYLVVRRLVVWYLMMWYLVVRRLMVWYLMMWYLVVRRLMVWYLVVRRLMVWYLVVWYLMVWYLVVWYLMMWYLGVRGTSCCGVLWCGTSWSGTSWCGTSWYGVSWCGTSWYGVSWCGISWYGVSWCGTSWYGVSWCGTSWYGVSCCGTSWYGISWCGTSWYGVSWCGTSWYGVSWCGTSGYGVIWCGTSWYGVLWXYLMVWYLAVWYLMVWYLVVRRLMVWYLIVWYLMVWYLVVRRLIIWHLVVWYLVVWYFVVRRLMVWYLVVRRLMVWYLVVRRLMVWYLGVRCHMVWYLVVRRLMV, from the exons ATGGTGTGGCGTCTCATGGTGTGGTACCTCATGATGTGGTACCTCGTGGTACGGCGTCTCGTGGTGTGGTACCTCATGATGTGGTACCTCGTGGTACGGCGTCTCATGGTGTGGTACCTCATGATGTGGTACCTCGTGGTACGGCGTCTCATGGTGTGGTACCTCGTGGTACGACGTCTCATGGTGTGGTACCTCGTGGTGTGGTACCTCATGGTGTGGTACCTCGTGGTGTGGTACCTCATGATGTGGTACCTCGGGGTACG TGGTACCTCGTGTTGCGGCGTCTTATGGTGTGGTACCTCGTGGTCTGGTACCTCATGGTGTGGTACTTCGTGGTACGGCGTCTCATGGTGTGGTACCTCGTGGTACGGCGTCTCATGGTGTGGTATCTCGTGGTACGGCGTCTCATGGTGTGGTACCTCGTGGTACGGCGTCTCATGGTGTGGTACCTCGTGGTACGGCGTCTCATGCTGTGGTACCTCGTGGTACGGCATCTCATGGTGTGGTACCTCGTGGTACGGCGTCTCATGGTGTGGTACCTCGTGGTACGGCGTCTCATGGTGTGGTACCTCGGGGTACGGTGTCATATGGTGTGGTACCTCGTGGTACGGCGTCTTATGG TGATACCTCATGGTGTGGTACCTTGCGGTGTGGTACCTCATGGTGTGGTACCTCGTGGTACGGCGTCTTATGGTGTGGTACCTCATAGTCTGGTACCTCATGGTGTGGTACCTCGTGGTACGGCGTCTCATTATCTGGCACCTCGTGGTGTGGTACCTCGTGGTGTGGTACTTCGTGGTACGGCGTCTCATGGTGTGGTACCTCGTGGTACGGCGTCTCATGGTGTGGTACCTCGTGGTACGGCGTCTCATGGTGTGGTACCTCGGGGTACGGTGTCATATGGTGTGGTACCTCGTGGTACGGCGTCTTATGGTGTGA